From the genome of Uranotaenia lowii strain MFRU-FL chromosome 1, ASM2978415v1, whole genome shotgun sequence, one region includes:
- the LOC129739080 gene encoding proton channel OtopLc isoform X3, whose amino-acid sequence MSASGSSGGACGGGSSSNYTGKWHKKNSVTFSEQVDIDDNGSANHREAQPFLPIPKSTDTETAPVLTKSSTVTAMPVKYSHHGSATILDQIPEHEQPRMKSSTGHSNGSSHHRRPSVVMQDILSNHRPSTILSALRRGSLAWLPGGRQRSGAAQGHDMESNMGSKASLSQLPNGTGAHCDLALESRRKNRRIGDDALSTALSALYAKIIVILGIALPVTEILSAQIPANVYQGFYLYLYVVSIAFVVFVYASTMRRRAVMTLIKTYHEKTSNTPIKKRVPHFGSFYLRVGAIAFGIGSMVYSGLEFGQYFELNASPGCSSIFVALTPAARMILSIVQMQFIFLNTSELDMARHKVFARFGLMHMVATNLCEWLYVLVEETKHEIHHLAHLADHSTIVHQIVNVTTTTLATSTFTTEADSSEEDSLFLLEGANHNRSLSKRTVDDAAEYIECQRTNIMGSLVQKASPFLFPCTIEYSLICAVILYEMWKKVKTIAEIDRTRRNSQKMHHSVHHTKSAHHFSVDCSRAHRGMFGGIIITVLTIICLIMYFVLHDEPGYEVFALQEVTIAEILLYCITAAAVVLAMIKMRDLKFCKKGNDPHASSVSLDCTLLVLAQTGVYVYGMFSIIGSYFSIKKNNFGAQEGLIAEIFSLAQTSMQTLFILNAVWRKCRGALQNRNKPGREIVTFLLVANMAMWFINTLVKGRASFRPSHLEFFGTWAWTVITHVSMPLAIFYRFHSTICLFEVWKSTYKVKDHH is encoded by the exons TGAACAAGTGGACATCGATGACAACGGTAGTGCGAACCATCGAGAAGCGCAGCCATTTTTACCAATTCCAAAGTCCACGGATACGGAAACTGCTCCAGTGCTAACAAAATCCAGCACAGTGACCGCAATGCCGGTCAAATACTCTCACCATGGTTCGGCAACTATTTTGGATCAGATCCCAGAACACGAACAACCGAGGATGAAATCCTCAACCGGTCACAGTAATGGATCATCCCATCATCGCCGGCCGTCGGTAGTGATGCAAGACATCCTCTCAAATCACAGGCCTTCGACGATACTGTCAGCTTTGCGACGGGGTTCACTAGCCTGGCTTCCGGGGGGAAGACAGCGTAGTGGTGCCGCTCAAGGTCACGACATGGAATCAAACATGGGCAGCAAAGCTTCGCTAAGTCAACTTCCCAATGGAACCGGAGCACACTGTGATCTGGCGCTCGAGTCACGCCGGAAGAATCGACGTATTGGAGA CGATGCACTTAGTACAGCCCTGTCAGCCCTCTACGCCAAGATTATCGTTATCCTGGGGATAGCGTTACCCGTGACGGAGATTCTTTCCGCCCAGATACCGGCCAACGTGTACCAAGGGTTCTATCTGTATCTGTACGTAGTCAGCATAGCGTTCGTCGTGTTTGTCTACGCTTCGACAATGCGTCGGCGAGCTGTTATGACGCTGATCAAAACTTATC ATGAAAAAACCAGCAACACCCCGATCAAAAAGCGGGTGCCACACTTCGGAAGCTTTTACCTACGAGTAGGAGCCATTGCGTTCGGCATTGGCTCGATGGTTTATTCGGGGCTCGAGTTCGGTCAATACTTCGAGCTGAACGCATCACCAGGATGTTCGAGCATTTTCGTTGCGCTGACTCCTGCCGCCAGGATGATCCTGTCAATTGTTCAGATGCAGTTTATTTTCCTCAACACCTCCGAGTTGGACATGGCCAGGCACAAGGTCTTCGCCCGGTTCGGTCTAATGCATATGGTTGCAACGAACCTGTGCGAATGGTTGTACGTCCTCGTGGAAGAAACGAAACACGAAATACACCACCTGGCGCACTTGGCGGATCATTCAACAATCG TTCACCAAATCGTCAATGTAACGACCACTACTCTAGCGACATCAACATTCACCACAGAAGCAGACTCCAGCGAGGAGGATTCACTATTCCTCTTAGAAGGAGCCAATCATAATCGAAGCCTTTCAAAAAGGACAGTCGACGACGCAGCAGAATACATCGAATGTCAGAGAACCAACATCATGGGATCTCTGGTGCAGAAGGCCTCACCATTCCTGTTCCCCTGCACTATCGAATACTCACTTATCTGTGCCGTCATTCTCTACGAGATGTGGAAAAAGGTCAAAACGATCGCTGAAATCGATCGAACGCGTCGAAACTCCCAGAAGATGCATCACTCGGTGCATCATACCAAAAGTGCCCATCACTTCTCCGTGGATTGCTCCCGAGCACATCGAGGCATGTTTGGAGGGATCATCATAACCGTCCTAACGATCATCTGCCTAATCATGTATTTCGTGCTGCACGATGAACCGGGCTACGAAGTATTTGCCCTTCAAGAAGTAACTATTGCCGAAATCCTCCTCTATTGTATCACGGCGGCAGCCGTTGTCCTAGCAATGATTAAAATGCGTGATCTCAAATTCTGCAAGAAAGGCAACGATCCTCATGCCAGTTCGGTGAGCCTGGATTGCACTCTGTTGGTGCTTGCTCAAACTGGTGTCTACGTCTACGGTATGTTCAGTATTATTGGCAGCTACTTCTCgatcaagaaaaataatttcgGCGCCCAAGAAGGCCTCATAGCGGAGATATTCAGTCTGGCACAAACCTCCATGCAAACACTGTTCATCTTGAACGCAGTTTGGCGAAAGTGTCGAGGAGCGCTTCAGAACCGCAACAAACCGGGAAGGGAAATTGTCACCTTCCTACTGGTGGCCAACATGGCCATGTGGTTCATCAATACCCTGGTCAAGGGACGAGCCAGTTTTCGGCCGTCCCATTTGGAGTTCTTCGGAACGTGGGCATGGACGGTCATTACGCACGTGTCCATGCCACTGGCCATCTTCTATCGATTCCACTCAACAATCTGCCTCTTTGAGGTGTGGAAATCCACATACAAAGTCAAAGATCACCACTAG
- the LOC129739080 gene encoding proton channel OtopLc isoform X4, producing the protein MPVKYSHHGSATILDQIPEHEQPRMKSSTGHSNGSSHHRRPSVVMQDILSNHRPSTILSALRRGSLAWLPGGRQRSGAAQGHDMESNMGSKASLSQLPNGTGAHCDLALESRRKNRRIGDDALSTALSALYAKIIVILGIALPVTEILSAQIPANVYQGFYLYLYVVSIAFVVFVYASTMRRRAVMTLIKTYHEKTSNTPIKKRVPHFGSFYLRVGAIAFGIGSMVYSGLEFGQYFELNASPGCSSIFVALTPAARMILSIVQMQFIFLNTSELDMARHKVFARFGLMHMVATNLCEWLYVLVEETKHEIHHLAHLADHSTIVHQIVNVTTTTLATSTFTTEADSSEEDSLFLLEGANHNRSLSKRTVDDAAEYIECQRTNIMGSLVQKASPFLFPCTIEYSLICAVILYEMWKKVKTIAEIDRTRRNSQKMHHSVHHTKSAHHFSVDCSRAHRGMFGGIIITVLTIICLIMYFVLHDEPGYEVFALQEVTIAEILLYCITAAAVVLAMIKMRDLKFCKKGNDPHASSVSLDCTLLVLAQTGVYVYGMFSIIGSYFSIKKNNFGAQEGLIAEIFSLAQTSMQTLFILNAVWRKCRGALQNRNKPGREIVTFLLVANMAMWFINTLVKGRASFRPSHLEFFGTWAWTVITHVSMPLAIFYRFHSTICLFEVWKSTYKVKDHH; encoded by the exons ATGCCGGTCAAATACTCTCACCATGGTTCGGCAACTATTTTGGATCAGATCCCAGAACACGAACAACCGAGGATGAAATCCTCAACCGGTCACAGTAATGGATCATCCCATCATCGCCGGCCGTCGGTAGTGATGCAAGACATCCTCTCAAATCACAGGCCTTCGACGATACTGTCAGCTTTGCGACGGGGTTCACTAGCCTGGCTTCCGGGGGGAAGACAGCGTAGTGGTGCCGCTCAAGGTCACGACATGGAATCAAACATGGGCAGCAAAGCTTCGCTAAGTCAACTTCCCAATGGAACCGGAGCACACTGTGATCTGGCGCTCGAGTCACGCCGGAAGAATCGACGTATTGGAGA CGATGCACTTAGTACAGCCCTGTCAGCCCTCTACGCCAAGATTATCGTTATCCTGGGGATAGCGTTACCCGTGACGGAGATTCTTTCCGCCCAGATACCGGCCAACGTGTACCAAGGGTTCTATCTGTATCTGTACGTAGTCAGCATAGCGTTCGTCGTGTTTGTCTACGCTTCGACAATGCGTCGGCGAGCTGTTATGACGCTGATCAAAACTTATC ATGAAAAAACCAGCAACACCCCGATCAAAAAGCGGGTGCCACACTTCGGAAGCTTTTACCTACGAGTAGGAGCCATTGCGTTCGGCATTGGCTCGATGGTTTATTCGGGGCTCGAGTTCGGTCAATACTTCGAGCTGAACGCATCACCAGGATGTTCGAGCATTTTCGTTGCGCTGACTCCTGCCGCCAGGATGATCCTGTCAATTGTTCAGATGCAGTTTATTTTCCTCAACACCTCCGAGTTGGACATGGCCAGGCACAAGGTCTTCGCCCGGTTCGGTCTAATGCATATGGTTGCAACGAACCTGTGCGAATGGTTGTACGTCCTCGTGGAAGAAACGAAACACGAAATACACCACCTGGCGCACTTGGCGGATCATTCAACAATCG TTCACCAAATCGTCAATGTAACGACCACTACTCTAGCGACATCAACATTCACCACAGAAGCAGACTCCAGCGAGGAGGATTCACTATTCCTCTTAGAAGGAGCCAATCATAATCGAAGCCTTTCAAAAAGGACAGTCGACGACGCAGCAGAATACATCGAATGTCAGAGAACCAACATCATGGGATCTCTGGTGCAGAAGGCCTCACCATTCCTGTTCCCCTGCACTATCGAATACTCACTTATCTGTGCCGTCATTCTCTACGAGATGTGGAAAAAGGTCAAAACGATCGCTGAAATCGATCGAACGCGTCGAAACTCCCAGAAGATGCATCACTCGGTGCATCATACCAAAAGTGCCCATCACTTCTCCGTGGATTGCTCCCGAGCACATCGAGGCATGTTTGGAGGGATCATCATAACCGTCCTAACGATCATCTGCCTAATCATGTATTTCGTGCTGCACGATGAACCGGGCTACGAAGTATTTGCCCTTCAAGAAGTAACTATTGCCGAAATCCTCCTCTATTGTATCACGGCGGCAGCCGTTGTCCTAGCAATGATTAAAATGCGTGATCTCAAATTCTGCAAGAAAGGCAACGATCCTCATGCCAGTTCGGTGAGCCTGGATTGCACTCTGTTGGTGCTTGCTCAAACTGGTGTCTACGTCTACGGTATGTTCAGTATTATTGGCAGCTACTTCTCgatcaagaaaaataatttcgGCGCCCAAGAAGGCCTCATAGCGGAGATATTCAGTCTGGCACAAACCTCCATGCAAACACTGTTCATCTTGAACGCAGTTTGGCGAAAGTGTCGAGGAGCGCTTCAGAACCGCAACAAACCGGGAAGGGAAATTGTCACCTTCCTACTGGTGGCCAACATGGCCATGTGGTTCATCAATACCCTGGTCAAGGGACGAGCCAGTTTTCGGCCGTCCCATTTGGAGTTCTTCGGAACGTGGGCATGGACGGTCATTACGCACGTGTCCATGCCACTGGCCATCTTCTATCGATTCCACTCAACAATCTGCCTCTTTGAGGTGTGGAAATCCACATACAAAGTCAAAGATCACCACTAG
- the LOC129739080 gene encoding proton channel OtopLc isoform X2, with translation MNVKVNCFYKQYVTWFAMVNIGHQFVCPLNGKLYLDLKNEQVDIDDNGSANHREAQPFLPIPKSTDTETAPVLTKSSTVTAMPVKYSHHGSATILDQIPEHEQPRMKSSTGHSNGSSHHRRPSVVMQDILSNHRPSTILSALRRGSLAWLPGGRQRSGAAQGHDMESNMGSKASLSQLPNGTGAHCDLALESRRKNRRIGDDALSTALSALYAKIIVILGIALPVTEILSAQIPANVYQGFYLYLYVVSIAFVVFVYASTMRRRAVMTLIKTYHEKTSNTPIKKRVPHFGSFYLRVGAIAFGIGSMVYSGLEFGQYFELNASPGCSSIFVALTPAARMILSIVQMQFIFLNTSELDMARHKVFARFGLMHMVATNLCEWLYVLVEETKHEIHHLAHLADHSTIVHQIVNVTTTTLATSTFTTEADSSEEDSLFLLEGANHNRSLSKRTVDDAAEYIECQRTNIMGSLVQKASPFLFPCTIEYSLICAVILYEMWKKVKTIAEIDRTRRNSQKMHHSVHHTKSAHHFSVDCSRAHRGMFGGIIITVLTIICLIMYFVLHDEPGYEVFALQEVTIAEILLYCITAAAVVLAMIKMRDLKFCKKGNDPHASSVSLDCTLLVLAQTGVYVYGMFSIIGSYFSIKKNNFGAQEGLIAEIFSLAQTSMQTLFILNAVWRKCRGALQNRNKPGREIVTFLLVANMAMWFINTLVKGRASFRPSHLEFFGTWAWTVITHVSMPLAIFYRFHSTICLFEVWKSTYKVKDHH, from the exons TGAACAAGTGGACATCGATGACAACGGTAGTGCGAACCATCGAGAAGCGCAGCCATTTTTACCAATTCCAAAGTCCACGGATACGGAAACTGCTCCAGTGCTAACAAAATCCAGCACAGTGACCGCAATGCCGGTCAAATACTCTCACCATGGTTCGGCAACTATTTTGGATCAGATCCCAGAACACGAACAACCGAGGATGAAATCCTCAACCGGTCACAGTAATGGATCATCCCATCATCGCCGGCCGTCGGTAGTGATGCAAGACATCCTCTCAAATCACAGGCCTTCGACGATACTGTCAGCTTTGCGACGGGGTTCACTAGCCTGGCTTCCGGGGGGAAGACAGCGTAGTGGTGCCGCTCAAGGTCACGACATGGAATCAAACATGGGCAGCAAAGCTTCGCTAAGTCAACTTCCCAATGGAACCGGAGCACACTGTGATCTGGCGCTCGAGTCACGCCGGAAGAATCGACGTATTGGAGA CGATGCACTTAGTACAGCCCTGTCAGCCCTCTACGCCAAGATTATCGTTATCCTGGGGATAGCGTTACCCGTGACGGAGATTCTTTCCGCCCAGATACCGGCCAACGTGTACCAAGGGTTCTATCTGTATCTGTACGTAGTCAGCATAGCGTTCGTCGTGTTTGTCTACGCTTCGACAATGCGTCGGCGAGCTGTTATGACGCTGATCAAAACTTATC ATGAAAAAACCAGCAACACCCCGATCAAAAAGCGGGTGCCACACTTCGGAAGCTTTTACCTACGAGTAGGAGCCATTGCGTTCGGCATTGGCTCGATGGTTTATTCGGGGCTCGAGTTCGGTCAATACTTCGAGCTGAACGCATCACCAGGATGTTCGAGCATTTTCGTTGCGCTGACTCCTGCCGCCAGGATGATCCTGTCAATTGTTCAGATGCAGTTTATTTTCCTCAACACCTCCGAGTTGGACATGGCCAGGCACAAGGTCTTCGCCCGGTTCGGTCTAATGCATATGGTTGCAACGAACCTGTGCGAATGGTTGTACGTCCTCGTGGAAGAAACGAAACACGAAATACACCACCTGGCGCACTTGGCGGATCATTCAACAATCG TTCACCAAATCGTCAATGTAACGACCACTACTCTAGCGACATCAACATTCACCACAGAAGCAGACTCCAGCGAGGAGGATTCACTATTCCTCTTAGAAGGAGCCAATCATAATCGAAGCCTTTCAAAAAGGACAGTCGACGACGCAGCAGAATACATCGAATGTCAGAGAACCAACATCATGGGATCTCTGGTGCAGAAGGCCTCACCATTCCTGTTCCCCTGCACTATCGAATACTCACTTATCTGTGCCGTCATTCTCTACGAGATGTGGAAAAAGGTCAAAACGATCGCTGAAATCGATCGAACGCGTCGAAACTCCCAGAAGATGCATCACTCGGTGCATCATACCAAAAGTGCCCATCACTTCTCCGTGGATTGCTCCCGAGCACATCGAGGCATGTTTGGAGGGATCATCATAACCGTCCTAACGATCATCTGCCTAATCATGTATTTCGTGCTGCACGATGAACCGGGCTACGAAGTATTTGCCCTTCAAGAAGTAACTATTGCCGAAATCCTCCTCTATTGTATCACGGCGGCAGCCGTTGTCCTAGCAATGATTAAAATGCGTGATCTCAAATTCTGCAAGAAAGGCAACGATCCTCATGCCAGTTCGGTGAGCCTGGATTGCACTCTGTTGGTGCTTGCTCAAACTGGTGTCTACGTCTACGGTATGTTCAGTATTATTGGCAGCTACTTCTCgatcaagaaaaataatttcgGCGCCCAAGAAGGCCTCATAGCGGAGATATTCAGTCTGGCACAAACCTCCATGCAAACACTGTTCATCTTGAACGCAGTTTGGCGAAAGTGTCGAGGAGCGCTTCAGAACCGCAACAAACCGGGAAGGGAAATTGTCACCTTCCTACTGGTGGCCAACATGGCCATGTGGTTCATCAATACCCTGGTCAAGGGACGAGCCAGTTTTCGGCCGTCCCATTTGGAGTTCTTCGGAACGTGGGCATGGACGGTCATTACGCACGTGTCCATGCCACTGGCCATCTTCTATCGATTCCACTCAACAATCTGCCTCTTTGAGGTGTGGAAATCCACATACAAAGTCAAAGATCACCACTAG